One window from the genome of Osmerus eperlanus chromosome 1, fOsmEpe2.1, whole genome shotgun sequence encodes:
- the ptpdc1a gene encoding protein tyrosine phosphatase domain-containing protein 1 isoform X2: protein MAAGVSLLSDLPYSSSEAYSGELNIEMEPVSTRVPTAKYTKVGETLRHVIPGHMQCSMACGGKACKYENPSRWSDEEQAIKGLYSSWITDNLLAMARPSSEIIEKYSIIEQFQRCGLRTVINLQRPGEHASCGNPVEQESGFTYRPETFMEAGIYFYNFGWKDYGVASLTTILDMVKVMSFAIQEGKMAVHCHAGLGRTGVLLACYLVFTSRMSADQAILFVRAKRPNSIQTRGQLLCVREFAQFLVPLRSVFSCAEPKANAVTLSQYLTRQRHLLHGYEARQMKNLPKIVQLVCKLLMDIAANRQVVEEEVLEIPDLTAEVEKTVSQQAIQQLGKEMRGKGIPVPSPRPCGPLTLHALHPEALHDQPLLSDNDLDPLWRKQNVGRALTPLQPSKRSLSYSDSALYKQGPRRNRSGSPLTIQKASANLTNKHYLSQNNLPSVDSSICPAQPLYNIPNQDPLYLSTGSVTDEQNSKVSQTTTSPIQRQKCIRKGQCSLSLGFSEEGRNANWNAVLSALRAEGSVEANGKTSGVDASVVRAEDGEDRPRPAEVPLITLQAELSLETRRLLVAKALAMDLNDDDLSNKVAMWQTELNSREGAWERMCMERDPLVLSSLMWSWLEQLKEPIITSEDVQALSDIHYNPQQALNSLEKVHRLTLLCILDCMAHLLTIPEDVEAGFLNRTIKVFTKNHTVSVNDQALYKTLKAILVPVLNELREKAKEEMDSLSHCTKAS, encoded by the exons ATGGCAGCTGGAGTCAGCCTGCTGAGTGACCTGCCTTACTCCTCCAGTGAAGCCTACAGTGGAGAGCTCAACATTGAAATGGAACCAG TCAGCACAAGGGTGCCCACAGCCAAGTACACCAAGGTGGGAGAAACACTGAGACACGTCATCCCTGGTCATATGCAGTGCTCAATGGCATGTGGAGGGAAAGCCTGTAAATATGAGAACCCCTCTCGTTGGAGTGATGAGGAGCAAGCCATTAAAGGCCTGTACTCATCCTG GATTACTGACAACTTGCTTGCTATGGCAAGGCCTTCCTCTGAAATTATAGAAAAATACAGCATCATTGAACAGTTCCAAAG GTGTGGCTTGAGGACGGTAATTAACCTACAGCGCCCAGGAGAGCACGCCAGCTGTGGTAACCCCGTAGAGCAGGAGAGCGGATTCACCTACAGACCTGAGACCTTTATGGAGGCTGGCA tttatttttaCAACTTTGGATGGAAGGACTATGGAGTGGCATCTCTCACTACAATCCTAGACATGGTAAAGGTGATGTCCTTTGCAATCCAGGAAGGTAAAATGGCTGTCCACTGTCATGCTGGGCTTGGAAGGACAG GTGTCCTGCTGGCCTGTTACTTGGTCTTCACGTCCAGGATGAGTGCTGATCAGGCCATCCTATTTGTTCGAGCCAAGAGGCCAAACTCCATTCAGACCCGTGGTCAGCTGCTTTGTGTCAGGGAGTTTGCCCAGTTCCTTGTTCCCCTCAGAAGTGTTTTCTCCTGTGCCGAGCCCAAAGCCAATGCTGTCACTCTATCCCAGTACCTTACTCGCCAGCGCCACCTGCTGCACGGTTATGAGGCACGGCAGATGAAGAACTTGCCAAAGATTGTGCAGTTGGTCTGTAAACTCCTCATGGACATTGCAGCTAACCGGCaggtggtggaagaggaggtgttGGAGATCCCAGACCTAACGGCTGAGGTGGAGAAGACGGTGTCCCAGCAGGCCATCCAGCAGCTGggaaaggagatgagagggaaggGCATCCCAGTGCCTTCACCCCGCCCATGTGGCCCACTCACCCTCCATGCACTACACCCTGAAGCCCTCCATGATCAACCTCTATTGAGTGACAATGATCTGGACCCGCTGTGGAGGAAGCAGAACGTAGGCAGGGCCCTGACACCTCTTCAACCCAGTAAAAGAAGCCTTAGTTACAGCGACTCAGCACTGTACAAACAAGGCCCCAGACGGAACCGGTCTGGGAGCCCTCTGACTATCCAGAAGGCATCAGCCAATCTCACAAACAAGCACTATCTATCTCAGAATAACCTGCCATCTGTTGACTCATCCATATGTCCTGCGCAGCCCCTTTACAACATCCCAAACCAGGACCCTCTATATCTGTCCACTGGCTCTGTCACTGATGAGCAGAATAGCAAAGTGTCCCAGACCACCACATCCCCCATTCAGCGTCAAAAATGTATTCGCAAAGGACAGTGCAGTCTGTCCTTGGGTTTCTCAGAGGAAGGGCGAAATGCCAACTGGAATGCTGTACTGTCCGCCTTAAGAGCAGAGGGTAGTGTGGAGGCCAACGGGAAGACCTCAGGTGTGGATGCGTCTGTGGTCAGAGCTGAGGATGGAGAAGACAGACCGAGGCCAGCAGAAGTGCCTCTCATCACACTTCAAGCAGAGCTATCCCTGGAAACAAGACGTCTACTGGTGGCCAAAGCTCTAGCAATGGACTTGAATGATGACGACCTCAGTAACAAGGTTGCAATGTGGCAG ACTGAACTTAACAGCAGAGAGGGGGCATGGGAGAGAATGTGCATGGAAAGAGATCCCCTGGTGCTTTCCAGCCTGATGTGGTCTTGGCTTGAGCAGCTTAAAGAACCCATTATCACCAGCGAGGATGTCCAGGCCCTCAGCGACATACACTACAACCCCCAGCAAGCCCTTAATTCGCTTGAAAAG GTCCACAGACTGACCCTGCTATGTATCCTGGACTGTATGGCCCATCTACTGACAATACCAGAGGATGTTGAAGCTGGTTTTCTTAACCGTACAATTAAAGTGTTTACTAAG AATCACACTGTCTCAGTGAATGACCAGGCCTTATATAAGACACTGAAAGCAATTCTGGTGCCAGTCTTGAACGAGCTGCGAGAGAAAGCCAAGGAGGAGATGGACTCTTTAAGCCACTGCACTAAAGCGTCCTGA
- the ptpdc1a gene encoding protein tyrosine phosphatase domain-containing protein 1 isoform X1, translating into MQQPGRGSSTGGVLSSIRKSRRHSASDVLLKVLQRRRSSAVEILSSSSQRVMVAVSIAGARTDPKGRRLSTRVPTAKYTKVGETLRHVIPGHMQCSMACGGKACKYENPSRWSDEEQAIKGLYSSWITDNLLAMARPSSEIIEKYSIIEQFQRCGLRTVINLQRPGEHASCGNPVEQESGFTYRPETFMEAGIYFYNFGWKDYGVASLTTILDMVKVMSFAIQEGKMAVHCHAGLGRTGVLLACYLVFTSRMSADQAILFVRAKRPNSIQTRGQLLCVREFAQFLVPLRSVFSCAEPKANAVTLSQYLTRQRHLLHGYEARQMKNLPKIVQLVCKLLMDIAANRQVVEEEVLEIPDLTAEVEKTVSQQAIQQLGKEMRGKGIPVPSPRPCGPLTLHALHPEALHDQPLLSDNDLDPLWRKQNVGRALTPLQPSKRSLSYSDSALYKQGPRRNRSGSPLTIQKASANLTNKHYLSQNNLPSVDSSICPAQPLYNIPNQDPLYLSTGSVTDEQNSKVSQTTTSPIQRQKCIRKGQCSLSLGFSEEGRNANWNAVLSALRAEGSVEANGKTSGVDASVVRAEDGEDRPRPAEVPLITLQAELSLETRRLLVAKALAMDLNDDDLSNKVAMWQTELNSREGAWERMCMERDPLVLSSLMWSWLEQLKEPIITSEDVQALSDIHYNPQQALNSLEKVHRLTLLCILDCMAHLLTIPEDVEAGFLNRTIKVFTKNHTVSVNDQALYKTLKAILVPVLNELREKAKEEMDSLSHCTKAS; encoded by the exons ATGCAGCAACCTGGCAGAGGCTCTTCAACTGGAGGTGTGTTGAGCAGCATCAGGAAGAGCCGGAGACACTCTGCGTCAGATGTCCTGCTGAAGGTCCTGCAGCGCAGACGGAGCTCGGCAGTGGAGATCCTGTCCTCGTCCTCTCAGAGGGTGATGGTGGCCGTCAGCATAGCCGGGGCTCGCACAGACCCCAAGGGCAGGAGAC TCAGCACAAGGGTGCCCACAGCCAAGTACACCAAGGTGGGAGAAACACTGAGACACGTCATCCCTGGTCATATGCAGTGCTCAATGGCATGTGGAGGGAAAGCCTGTAAATATGAGAACCCCTCTCGTTGGAGTGATGAGGAGCAAGCCATTAAAGGCCTGTACTCATCCTG GATTACTGACAACTTGCTTGCTATGGCAAGGCCTTCCTCTGAAATTATAGAAAAATACAGCATCATTGAACAGTTCCAAAG GTGTGGCTTGAGGACGGTAATTAACCTACAGCGCCCAGGAGAGCACGCCAGCTGTGGTAACCCCGTAGAGCAGGAGAGCGGATTCACCTACAGACCTGAGACCTTTATGGAGGCTGGCA tttatttttaCAACTTTGGATGGAAGGACTATGGAGTGGCATCTCTCACTACAATCCTAGACATGGTAAAGGTGATGTCCTTTGCAATCCAGGAAGGTAAAATGGCTGTCCACTGTCATGCTGGGCTTGGAAGGACAG GTGTCCTGCTGGCCTGTTACTTGGTCTTCACGTCCAGGATGAGTGCTGATCAGGCCATCCTATTTGTTCGAGCCAAGAGGCCAAACTCCATTCAGACCCGTGGTCAGCTGCTTTGTGTCAGGGAGTTTGCCCAGTTCCTTGTTCCCCTCAGAAGTGTTTTCTCCTGTGCCGAGCCCAAAGCCAATGCTGTCACTCTATCCCAGTACCTTACTCGCCAGCGCCACCTGCTGCACGGTTATGAGGCACGGCAGATGAAGAACTTGCCAAAGATTGTGCAGTTGGTCTGTAAACTCCTCATGGACATTGCAGCTAACCGGCaggtggtggaagaggaggtgttGGAGATCCCAGACCTAACGGCTGAGGTGGAGAAGACGGTGTCCCAGCAGGCCATCCAGCAGCTGggaaaggagatgagagggaaggGCATCCCAGTGCCTTCACCCCGCCCATGTGGCCCACTCACCCTCCATGCACTACACCCTGAAGCCCTCCATGATCAACCTCTATTGAGTGACAATGATCTGGACCCGCTGTGGAGGAAGCAGAACGTAGGCAGGGCCCTGACACCTCTTCAACCCAGTAAAAGAAGCCTTAGTTACAGCGACTCAGCACTGTACAAACAAGGCCCCAGACGGAACCGGTCTGGGAGCCCTCTGACTATCCAGAAGGCATCAGCCAATCTCACAAACAAGCACTATCTATCTCAGAATAACCTGCCATCTGTTGACTCATCCATATGTCCTGCGCAGCCCCTTTACAACATCCCAAACCAGGACCCTCTATATCTGTCCACTGGCTCTGTCACTGATGAGCAGAATAGCAAAGTGTCCCAGACCACCACATCCCCCATTCAGCGTCAAAAATGTATTCGCAAAGGACAGTGCAGTCTGTCCTTGGGTTTCTCAGAGGAAGGGCGAAATGCCAACTGGAATGCTGTACTGTCCGCCTTAAGAGCAGAGGGTAGTGTGGAGGCCAACGGGAAGACCTCAGGTGTGGATGCGTCTGTGGTCAGAGCTGAGGATGGAGAAGACAGACCGAGGCCAGCAGAAGTGCCTCTCATCACACTTCAAGCAGAGCTATCCCTGGAAACAAGACGTCTACTGGTGGCCAAAGCTCTAGCAATGGACTTGAATGATGACGACCTCAGTAACAAGGTTGCAATGTGGCAG ACTGAACTTAACAGCAGAGAGGGGGCATGGGAGAGAATGTGCATGGAAAGAGATCCCCTGGTGCTTTCCAGCCTGATGTGGTCTTGGCTTGAGCAGCTTAAAGAACCCATTATCACCAGCGAGGATGTCCAGGCCCTCAGCGACATACACTACAACCCCCAGCAAGCCCTTAATTCGCTTGAAAAG GTCCACAGACTGACCCTGCTATGTATCCTGGACTGTATGGCCCATCTACTGACAATACCAGAGGATGTTGAAGCTGGTTTTCTTAACCGTACAATTAAAGTGTTTACTAAG AATCACACTGTCTCAGTGAATGACCAGGCCTTATATAAGACACTGAAAGCAATTCTGGTGCCAGTCTTGAACGAGCTGCGAGAGAAAGCCAAGGAGGAGATGGACTCTTTAAGCCACTGCACTAAAGCGTCCTGA